In a single window of the Rhopalosiphum padi isolate XX-2018 chromosome 1, ASM2088224v1, whole genome shotgun sequence genome:
- the LOC132923993 gene encoding uncharacterized protein LOC132923993, with product MKCLSIIMVSLLLVAIAMVSSNETGLNEQSLNRLARAANGGKETNCHYEKSQWSPCDEKTNVKARTLTLKKGDETCEKTKKIEKKCKKACRYVKGTWSQCNSHNEMIRTDTLKDPSTENSNCEKTRQITKKCKSKGRGNKGNKQTRNRQ from the exons ATGAAGTGTTTAAGTATCATAATGGTTAGCCTGTTGTTAGTTGCCATTGCAATGGTCAGCTCAAACGAAACTGGACTGAACGAACAATCTTTGAACCGTTTGGCCAGAGCTGCCAATGGCGGAAAAG aaACCAACTGTCATTACGAAAAGTCACAGTGGTCCCCGTGTGATGAAAAGACCAATGTAAAGGCACGCACGTTGACACTGAAGAAAGGCGACGAAACGTGCGAGAAGACCAAGAAGATCGAAAAGAAGTGCAAGAAAG CATGCCGGTATGTGAAGGGCACATGGAGTCAATGTAACTCGCATAACGAGATGATCAGGACGGACACGCTCAAGGATCCGTCTACTGAAAACTCAAACTGCGAGAAGACCAGACAGATCACGAAAAAGTGCAAAAGCAAGGGACGGGGTAATAAAG